Proteins co-encoded in one Chthoniobacterales bacterium genomic window:
- a CDS encoding sigma-70 family RNA polymerase sigma factor: MNPIEESQLVCAARGGDRDAFASLVAEHQQMACALAYARTGSFAASEEIAQEAFLAAWKQMALEPPRNFRAWLCGTIRHLAARFHRGAARFEGLAVDVADGAPGPDEVADAREEEALVWASLEQLAEIYREPLVLYYRQDRSIREVATALDLSEETVRQRLSRGRGLLRDTVQEKVESALARSAPGPAFTLAVLAAVPALS, from the coding sequence ATGAATCCAATCGAAGAATCCCAGTTGGTTTGCGCGGCACGGGGCGGTGATCGCGACGCGTTTGCGAGCCTTGTCGCCGAGCATCAGCAAATGGCCTGTGCCCTGGCTTACGCCCGGACGGGGTCGTTCGCGGCCTCGGAGGAAATCGCGCAGGAGGCCTTCCTCGCGGCGTGGAAGCAAATGGCGCTCGAGCCGCCGCGAAATTTTCGGGCGTGGCTGTGCGGGACGATTCGCCATCTCGCGGCGCGCTTCCATCGCGGGGCGGCGCGGTTCGAGGGCTTGGCCGTGGATGTCGCCGACGGCGCGCCGGGTCCGGATGAAGTCGCCGACGCCCGCGAGGAGGAGGCGCTGGTCTGGGCCTCGCTGGAGCAGCTGGCGGAGATTTATCGCGAGCCGCTCGTGCTTTACTACCGGCAGGATCGGTCGATTCGCGAGGTGGCGACGGCGCTGGACCTCAGCGAGGAGACCGTGCGCCAGCGTCTGTCCCGCGGGCGGGGGCTGCTGCGGGACACGGTGCAGGAAAAGGTGGAGTCGGCGCTGGCGCGGTCGGCCCCCGGGCCGGCCTTCACGCTGGCGGTGCTGGCGGCGGTTCCCGCGCTCAGCT